GCCGTATCCGATCGAGGTGAACGACACGCGCGGGATCGTGTGGTACCGATACACCGCGGACGAGTTCGCCGACATGATCGTCGACCAGTTCGACGAGATGCTCGCGCAGTCGGCGCGCCAGCCGCTGGTGTGCCCGATCTCGCTGCATCCGTTCGTCATCGGCCGTCCGTACCGCATCCGCCGGCTCCGCCGGGCCCTCCAGCACATTCTCGATCACCGGGATCGCGTCTGGCTGACGCGCCCGCGCGAGATCTGCGCCCACGTCGAGTCGCTGCCCGCCGGCCTCGTCCCGGGGAGCGCGCCATGAGGGAGCGTCAGATCTTCTACGGCTGGTGGGTGGTGGGGGCTTTTTCCGTCACCTCGTTCATGTCGACAGGCGTCCGCCACGCGGTGGGGCCGTTCCTCAAGCCGATCGTCGCCGATCTGGGCCTCGATCGCGCGAGCTTCTCCGCGGTGATCGCCCTCAGCCTCTTCCTCTACGGCGTCTTCATGCCCCTCGCGGGCATGGCCCTCGACCGCTTCAGCGTGCGCGCCGTCAGCTCGGCGGGCACCCTGTTGCTCGTGATCTCCCTCGTGCTGACCGCCATGGTGCGGGACTTCTGGGAGTTCGCCGCCGTCTACGGCGTGCTGGTGCCCCTCGGCTTGGCGGGGACGGGGCCCGTGATCGCCTCCGGGGTGGTGGCGCGGTGGTTCAGCAAGCGGCGGGGCACCGCACTCTCCGTGCTCGGGAGCGCGTCGATGACCGGGATGAGCCTGCTCGTGCCCGCGGTGACCTGGCTGATCCTCACCACCGGCTGGCGCACGACATACATGATCATCGCGGCCGGTATTCTCGTGATCGTGCTGCCCCTCTGCCTGTGGGTGGTGCGGGACTCTCCGGAGTCGGTCGGGCTCAGCCCTGACGGTGTCATCCCAAAGGTCGGGGCCGGCGCGGTCGCCGCCGAGCGGGTGGGCGCGGGCGAGGCGCTGCAGACCCTGGCCTTCTGGCAGCTCGCCGGCTCGTTCTTCACCTGCGGCTTTTCCATGAGCCTGCTCTCCGCGCACGGGATCCCCATGCTCACCGATCACGGGTACTCGCCCATGTTCGCGTCGTGGGCGCTCGGCGTCCTCGGCGGCTCGAGCATCGGCTTCACGGTGATGCTCGGCGCGCTGTCCGACCGCTTCGGTCGCCGTCCCGTGCTCTCCGCCATCTACGCCGGCCGCGTCTTCATCTTTGCCGGTTTCTTCCTCATCCGCGACGACCCGACCGCGATTCTCGTCGTGGCGGTCCTCGGCGGCATCACCATGGCGGGGACGGGCTCGATGACCTCCGCCCTCACCGCGGACATCTACGGACGCTTCTCCGTCAGCTCGGTCTTCGGCCTGATCTTCCTCGTGCACCAGACGGGCTCTGCCCTCGGCTCCTGGCTCGCGGGTGCGGTCTTCGAGACGACCGGCGGCTACGGGGCGGCCTACGCGCTGGCCTGCGGGCTCCTCGTGGCCGCCTCGGTCGTCGCCCTCAAGATCGACAAGGGCGCGCGACGGATCTGGCGCGCCGCCACCGCCTCGGCGACGAACTGACGGGCTCGTCGGCCCTGGCCGCGGGCGTCGGGACCGGCGCTCACGGCGCGGTGATACTCATCATGCGATCAGGGTGAATCCCTCGTAGCCCTTGCCGGCGACGTCATCGCATTTTTGTCTGTAGGCGCCGACTCCGCCGACATAGGGCATGAAGATGCGCGGCTTGCCGGGGACATTCGCCCCCATGTACCAGGAGCTGGCCAAGGGATAGAGGGTGGCGTGGCCCACCTCGTTGACGTGGGCGACCCACTCATCCTCCGCTTCGAGGTTGGCCTCGATGGCTTCGTGGTCATGGTCACGAAGGTACACGAGACAGTCGGCGATCCAGTCGACGTGCTGCTCGATGGAGACGATCATGTTGCTCAGCACGGAGGGGCTGCCGGGCCCGGTGATGGTGAAGAGATTCGGGAATCCGGCGGTGGCCACCCCCAGGTACGTGCGGGGGCCGGCCGCCCATTTCTCGCGCAGCGTCTTGCCCATCCGCCCGCGGATGTCGATGCTCAGCAAGGCGCCCGTCATGGCGTCGAACCCGGTCGCGAACACGAGGCTGTCCAGCGCGTACTCGGCCTCCCGCGTCCGCAGGCCGTGGGGGGTGATCGCCTCGATGGGTGCGCGCCGGAGGTCGACCAGGGTGACGTTGTCGCGGTTGAAGGTGTCGTAGTAGTTGGTGTCGACGCAGAGACGCTTGGTGCCCACGGGATAGTCCCGTGGCGACAGGAGCTCGGCCACGGCCGCGTCGCGGACAATGGCCTGGATCTTGGCTCGAAAGAACTCGGCGGCGGTGTCGTTGGCGGCCTTGTCGGTGAGGAGATCCGCAAACGAGGCGTTGAAGCCGAGGCCCCCG
This is a stretch of genomic DNA from Candidatus Methylomirabilota bacterium. It encodes these proteins:
- a CDS encoding MFS transporter, coding for MRERQIFYGWWVVGAFSVTSFMSTGVRHAVGPFLKPIVADLGLDRASFSAVIALSLFLYGVFMPLAGMALDRFSVRAVSSAGTLLLVISLVLTAMVRDFWEFAAVYGVLVPLGLAGTGPVIASGVVARWFSKRRGTALSVLGSASMTGMSLLVPAVTWLILTTGWRTTYMIIAAGILVIVLPLCLWVVRDSPESVGLSPDGVIPKVGAGAVAAERVGAGEALQTLAFWQLAGSFFTCGFSMSLLSAHGIPMLTDHGYSPMFASWALGVLGGSSIGFTVMLGALSDRFGRRPVLSAIYAGRVFIFAGFFLIRDDPTAILVVAVLGGITMAGTGSMTSALTADIYGRFSVSSVFGLIFLVHQTGSALGSWLAGAVFETTGGYGAAYALACGLLVAASVVALKIDKGARRIWRAATASATN